A stretch of the Synergistetes bacterium HGW-Synergistetes-1 genome encodes the following:
- the plsY gene encoding acyl-phosphate glycerol 3-phosphate acyltransferase, which yields MSIFWLIFGYFAGSCPTGYLAVKILKGQDVRDFGSGNIGATNTGRVLGKKWAIAVAVFDMLKGGIAVLMASFFTESSIILALTGVFSVLGHNYPVWLGWKGGKGVATTFGVFAFFDFFNPLPALIGGVVWYTVLKTTKYVCVASITALFSSALLMPLLGMPRPYYLAGLFLAALSTWRHKGNIQRLIEGKEDKAGEHN from the coding sequence ATGTCAATTTTCTGGCTTATTTTCGGATATTTTGCAGGTTCGTGCCCTACAGGCTACCTTGCCGTAAAAATATTGAAAGGCCAGGATGTCCGTGACTTCGGGTCAGGCAATATCGGCGCGACAAACACAGGAAGGGTGCTCGGAAAAAAATGGGCAATCGCTGTTGCTGTCTTTGACATGCTTAAGGGCGGTATAGCTGTGCTCATGGCATCTTTCTTTACTGAGAGCAGCATTATACTGGCACTGACTGGTGTCTTCTCGGTCCTTGGCCACAACTACCCTGTCTGGCTTGGATGGAAAGGCGGCAAAGGTGTGGCTACGACATTCGGTGTATTTGCATTTTTTGATTTCTTCAATCCCCTCCCTGCTCTCATAGGAGGAGTTGTATGGTATACGGTCCTCAAGACAACAAAGTATGTCTGTGTGGCTTCCATAACAGCACTCTTTTCTTCCGCCCTCCTCATGCCGCTCTTGGGGATGCCGCGCCCATATTATCTGGCAGGCCTCTTCCTGGCGGCGCTTTCGACATGGCGCCACAAGGGCAATATACAGAGACTGATCGAAGGCAAGGAAGACAAGGCCGGCGAACACAATTAA
- a CDS encoding DNA-binding response regulator, with the protein MQFILSQMEQVFMKKIKIVLADGSNLFIDALKLVLEKEPEIALLSRANSGVDALRNCIDLQPDVAVIGEVLPDLTIVETAKEIRRSVRGIRFLFMIRDGSADMLSLLSSMDSVGAVRQSCDIPEFLTALHSVIRGERYISAEVIEYLKNPFSDELISEDPLDYITQREREVLYWVSHGLTNKEISARIFLSEKTVKNHVSHILKKLDLSDRTKAAAFAWHEGLPLIPEDFFTPSKMN; encoded by the coding sequence ATGCAGTTTATCCTATCACAGATGGAGCAGGTTTTTATGAAAAAGATTAAAATTGTCCTGGCTGACGGCAGCAATCTTTTCATCGATGCACTTAAACTGGTCCTCGAAAAGGAGCCTGAAATAGCATTATTGTCCAGAGCTAACAGCGGAGTTGATGCACTGAGGAACTGCATAGACCTCCAGCCAGATGTGGCAGTCATAGGCGAAGTCCTGCCTGATCTTACTATAGTGGAAACGGCAAAGGAGATCAGACGCAGTGTCAGGGGGATAAGGTTTTTATTCATGATCAGGGATGGGAGCGCTGATATGCTCTCTCTTCTGAGCAGCATGGATTCTGTTGGTGCAGTTAGACAGAGCTGCGACATCCCCGAATTTCTGACAGCGCTTCACAGCGTGATCAGAGGAGAGCGCTACATCAGTGCAGAGGTTATCGAATACCTGAAAAATCCGTTCTCGGATGAGCTGATCAGCGAAGACCCTCTGGACTACATAACGCAGCGGGAGAGGGAAGTCCTTTACTGGGTTTCACATGGACTGACAAATAAAGAGATATCTGCGAGGATATTTCTCTCGGAAAAGACTGTAAAAAACCATGTCAGCCACATCCTTAAAAAACTAGATCTCAGCGACCGTACGAAAGCTGCTGCTTTTGCATGGCATGAGGGACTGCCCCTTATCCCTGAAGATTTTTTCACTCCGTCTAAGATGAATTGA
- a CDS encoding ribonuclease J — MPMDKKRDKRTKKISSSKGELSVIPLGGLGEIGKNLTVFRYDNDIIIVDCGLKFPEEDMLGIDFVIPDVQYLIENKDKILGIFITHGHEDHIGALPFILPRLDVPLYCSRLAAGMIANKMEDARTNYKPKYREIFPGDIIEAGAFSVEFIPVCHSIPDALALSIHTPMGMIVHTGDFKLDPTPIDGVGTDYSSFAALGKEGVMLMLSDSTNIEKDGITPSEKTVGQTFERLFRIHKDRRIVIATFSSNLHRSQQVINAAGRFNRKVVLAGRSMIKNVELAIDLGYINVPEGLIITSQEADQMPGNRVVILTTGSQGEPFSGLVMMSRGTHRTVKLGPKDLVIISATPIPGNEKLVSHTVNRLFACGCEVIYERGEKIHVSGHAARDELTIMLSMLKPRYFIPVHGEYRHLVRHAQLAREMGVASKNVFVMQNGDVLKFKGKSNASVEGRVQAGAVLVDGIALGEFEGGLLRERRELSENGIVAISITLDSKSRLTAPIQIQTKGSVFSTEDGSTFRELENAVKMGLEQFARTPGAKPETLPTEIRKRIRDVFGKLSRNYPVIVPLITFVE, encoded by the coding sequence ATGCCCATGGATAAAAAAAGAGATAAGAGAACAAAGAAGATCAGCAGCAGCAAAGGAGAACTTAGCGTTATCCCGCTTGGAGGATTAGGGGAGATCGGTAAGAACCTTACAGTTTTCAGATATGATAATGACATTATCATAGTAGACTGCGGCCTTAAATTTCCTGAAGAAGACATGCTAGGGATCGATTTTGTCATCCCGGATGTGCAGTATCTGATAGAAAACAAAGATAAGATATTAGGAATATTTATAACACACGGACACGAAGATCATATAGGAGCTCTCCCGTTTATTCTTCCGAGGCTTGATGTGCCGCTCTATTGTTCCAGGCTGGCAGCAGGTATGATAGCGAATAAAATGGAAGATGCAAGAACGAACTACAAGCCTAAGTACAGGGAGATATTCCCCGGAGATATCATTGAAGCCGGAGCTTTCTCTGTTGAATTTATTCCTGTTTGCCATTCCATCCCCGACGCACTGGCGCTTTCCATTCACACACCAATGGGAATGATAGTCCACACAGGGGACTTCAAACTCGATCCAACGCCCATAGACGGAGTCGGAACTGACTACAGCTCATTTGCTGCTCTTGGTAAAGAGGGTGTGATGCTGATGCTCTCTGATTCTACTAACATTGAAAAAGATGGTATAACTCCTTCTGAAAAGACGGTGGGACAGACTTTTGAACGTCTTTTCAGAATTCACAAGGACCGGAGGATCGTCATAGCCACCTTTTCCAGTAACCTGCACCGTTCTCAGCAGGTCATCAACGCTGCCGGAAGGTTTAACCGCAAGGTGGTCCTGGCCGGCAGGAGCATGATCAAAAACGTTGAGCTTGCGATAGATCTTGGGTATATAAATGTACCTGAAGGGCTGATCATTACCTCACAGGAGGCGGATCAGATGCCGGGAAACAGGGTGGTTATCCTTACTACCGGCAGCCAGGGAGAGCCCTTTTCCGGACTAGTAATGATGAGCAGGGGGACCCACAGGACGGTAAAACTGGGTCCTAAAGACCTTGTGATAATATCCGCCACTCCGATCCCGGGCAATGAGAAACTTGTAAGCCACACAGTCAATAGGCTCTTTGCCTGCGGCTGCGAGGTTATCTATGAGCGTGGGGAGAAGATACATGTCTCCGGTCATGCCGCCCGCGATGAACTTACGATCATGCTGAGCATGCTTAAACCAAGATATTTTATTCCTGTCCACGGAGAGTACCGACACCTTGTGCGTCATGCACAGCTTGCCCGTGAGATGGGTGTTGCCTCAAAAAATGTTTTTGTAATGCAGAACGGCGACGTTCTTAAGTTCAAAGGCAAAAGCAACGCCTCTGTAGAGGGCAGGGTCCAGGCAGGTGCGGTTCTGGTAGACGGCATAGCTCTGGGCGAATTCGAAGGCGGTCTCTTAAGGGAGCGCCGGGAGCTTTCAGAAAATGGCATAGTAGCGATCTCAATAACGCTTGATTCTAAATCCCGTCTGACGGCTCCAATCCAGATACAGACAAAGGGCAGTGTCTTCTCTACCGAAGACGGAAGCACTTTCAGAGAGCTTGAAAATGCAGTGAAAATGGGACTGGAACAGTTTGCCCGTACACCGGGAGCAAAACCTGAAACACTGCCCACAGAGATTCGTAAAAGGATCAGGGATGTTTTTGGAAAGCTTTCCCGAAACTACCCAGTTATAGTTCCGCTTATAACATTTGTAGAATAA
- a CDS encoding YgiQ family radical SAM protein, producing MEKRGWEELDFLVISGDAYVDHPSFGHAIISRWLEKLGFRVGIIAQPDWRSTEDFKKMGRPRLGVMVTAGNLDSMLNHYTASGKKRKTDPYSPGGAAGLRPDRATIVYCNRVRELWKEIPLIIGGIEASLRRMAHYDYWGNDVRRSILADSRADLLVFGMGELPVTEIVHALSQGREVSQIRDVPGTCWKTHDPTNAADAVVLPSFEEVRSDKKVFAQAFKKFYLEQNHSRGSRLMQDQGAWNIVQNRPARPMTEKEMDKVYNLPYTRSAHPGYDEAGGIPALEEVRFSITSHRGCFGECSFCAIAMHQGRIIQTRSDKSMIEEASSFKKMKDFKGYIHDVGGPTANFVVPSCPDQDKKGTCAGKSCLYPGPCKKLEADHSRYIDLLRKLREIPGIKKVFIRSGLRYDYILEDKKTDFLDELCRYHVSGQLKIAPEHVSPAVLKLMKKVPRNVTVEFIDAYRKKNRELGMKQFLVPYFMSSHPGSTLKEAVDLAEFIRDSGLRPEQVQDFTPTPGSVSTCMYYTGIDPMTGEEVYVPRDHEEREMQRSLLQYWVPENAATVKKALIKAGREDLIGNDNKCLVQERRFRRRMVK from the coding sequence ATGGAAAAGCGCGGCTGGGAAGAGCTGGATTTTCTTGTCATATCGGGAGATGCATATGTTGACCACCCAAGCTTTGGCCACGCGATAATATCAAGGTGGCTCGAAAAACTTGGCTTTCGTGTCGGCATTATTGCCCAGCCTGACTGGCGGAGCACCGAAGATTTCAAAAAAATGGGAAGGCCTCGTCTGGGTGTAATGGTAACTGCGGGCAATCTCGATTCAATGCTCAACCATTACACAGCCTCGGGAAAAAAAAGAAAGACAGATCCTTACTCACCGGGCGGAGCAGCAGGGCTGCGCCCTGACAGGGCCACTATAGTCTATTGCAACAGAGTGAGGGAGCTGTGGAAGGAAATCCCCCTGATAATCGGAGGGATCGAAGCCAGCCTTCGAAGGATGGCCCACTATGACTATTGGGGCAACGACGTAAGGAGGTCCATACTTGCTGACAGCCGTGCCGACCTGCTCGTCTTCGGCATGGGAGAACTTCCTGTTACGGAGATAGTACACGCGCTCTCTCAGGGAAGAGAAGTAAGCCAGATAAGGGACGTTCCCGGTACCTGCTGGAAAACCCACGATCCCACCAATGCAGCGGATGCAGTTGTCCTGCCTTCTTTTGAAGAAGTCAGGTCAGACAAAAAAGTCTTTGCACAGGCTTTCAAAAAATTCTACCTTGAACAGAACCACTCGAGGGGAAGCAGGCTCATGCAGGATCAAGGGGCCTGGAATATCGTACAGAACAGGCCTGCAAGGCCCATGACCGAGAAAGAGATGGATAAGGTCTACAACCTTCCCTACACAAGATCCGCCCATCCCGGCTATGATGAGGCCGGCGGTATCCCGGCGCTCGAAGAGGTCCGATTCAGCATAACCAGCCACAGGGGATGTTTCGGAGAGTGCTCCTTCTGTGCCATTGCCATGCACCAGGGAAGGATCATTCAGACCAGAAGCGACAAGTCTATGATCGAAGAAGCATCGTCATTTAAGAAAATGAAGGATTTCAAGGGATACATCCATGATGTTGGGGGACCCACGGCCAACTTTGTTGTACCGTCATGCCCTGACCAGGATAAGAAGGGCACGTGCGCCGGAAAATCATGCCTTTACCCCGGGCCATGCAAAAAGCTTGAAGCGGATCATTCCCGATATATCGATCTCCTTAGGAAACTGAGGGAGATCCCGGGGATAAAAAAAGTTTTCATCCGCTCAGGGCTGAGGTACGACTACATACTTGAGGATAAAAAAACTGATTTTCTCGATGAGCTTTGCAGATATCACGTCAGCGGTCAGCTAAAGATCGCGCCGGAACATGTTAGTCCCGCAGTCCTGAAGTTAATGAAAAAAGTCCCGCGAAATGTCACTGTTGAGTTTATCGATGCTTACAGGAAGAAAAACAGGGAACTTGGAATGAAACAGTTTCTAGTCCCATATTTCATGTCCTCCCATCCCGGGTCGACCCTCAAAGAGGCTGTGGATCTGGCTGAGTTTATCCGGGACAGCGGACTGAGGCCCGAGCAGGTACAGGATTTTACACCGACCCCGGGATCGGTATCGACATGCATGTACTACACCGGCATCGATCCAATGACAGGAGAAGAGGTTTACGTCCCCAGGGATCATGAAGAACGAGAGATGCAAAGGTCCCTGCTGCAGTACTGGGTTCCGGAAAACGCTGCAACAGTTAAAAAAGCGCTGATCAAAGCGGGACGCGAAGATCTGATAGGAAATGACAATAAATGCCTTGTTCAGGAGCGCCGTTTCAGGCGGAGAATGGTAAAATAA
- a CDS encoding CtsR family transcriptional regulator gives MSLPSSSLTQIIEEYIAQLLEENEVGEVSLRRKDLAERFGCVPSQINYVLRSRFAPENGFLVESQRGGHGYIKVIQLTFNNCDEEVVHLADLVGNAITEQESRKLLVNLQNRDVISPRERLIIEVALRSQEENGRSLFDVSPYRRDLMRAELLKKILTSLALG, from the coding sequence ATGTCCTTGCCGTCATCAAGTCTTACCCAAATTATCGAGGAATACATTGCCCAGCTTCTGGAAGAAAACGAAGTAGGGGAGGTATCTCTAAGGCGAAAAGATCTGGCCGAAAGATTCGGATGTGTGCCAAGTCAGATCAACTATGTACTAAGAAGCCGGTTTGCCCCCGAAAACGGATTTCTCGTTGAGAGCCAGAGAGGCGGGCATGGTTACATTAAAGTTATCCAGCTGACGTTCAACAACTGTGATGAAGAGGTAGTTCATCTTGCAGACCTTGTAGGAAATGCAATAACGGAACAGGAATCAAGGAAACTGTTGGTAAATCTTCAAAACAGAGATGTAATTTCCCCCAGGGAACGCCTTATTATCGAAGTGGCGCTGAGAAGTCAGGAGGAAAACGGAAGGTCACTCTTTGATGTTTCGCCGTACAGGCGGGATCTGATGAGAGCTGAACTGCTGAAAAAAATACTAACAAGCCTTGCGCTTGGATGA
- a CDS encoding HlpA protein has translation MKKLAVLLVAVLAIFSVYTVASAADEKVGFVDEMTVLQQFPKFKQAQQQIDAIGKKKSEAAKAAFDKETDEKKKANIVQTLQLEMREEEAKLMNPILKEIKETIAKVAKTKGITIVLNKGLVYYGGIDITNDVVTALKR, from the coding sequence ATGAAAAAATTGGCAGTATTATTGGTTGCAGTGCTTGCAATATTCTCTGTATATACCGTTGCATCAGCAGCAGATGAGAAGGTGGGATTTGTTGATGAGATGACAGTGCTTCAGCAGTTTCCGAAATTCAAGCAGGCTCAGCAGCAGATCGATGCAATAGGAAAGAAAAAATCTGAAGCGGCTAAGGCTGCATTCGACAAGGAAACTGATGAAAAGAAAAAGGCCAACATCGTACAGACCCTTCAGCTTGAGATGAGGGAAGAAGAGGCCAAATTAATGAACCCTATCCTTAAGGAGATCAAAGAGACTATCGCAAAGGTCGCCAAGACGAAGGGCATCACAATAGTGTTGAACAAGGGACTTGTCTACTATGGCGGTATCGATATCACAAATGATGTGGTGACCGCCCTTAAGAGGTAG
- a CDS encoding tRNA 2-thiocytidine(32) synthetase TtcA: protein MIVPGDRIMIGLSGGKDSLVMSLSLAVLRRRSPVKFGLTACLIDQTGGTMDTSMLERFMDELDIPLSTFKHPTYSIMEERDERSPCSLCANLRRGILAAQAKEAGSNVLALGHHKDDAVETVLLNLFYGGRFKCYQPNMFMSRTEVKVIRPLIYIEERRIALEAVRLKLPVTSACCPYSEKSKRLSAKKILEEMEKEIPEIKSNVIHALKNVLESDVW, encoded by the coding sequence ATGATAGTACCCGGAGACAGAATAATGATAGGCCTCTCTGGCGGCAAAGACAGCTTAGTAATGTCACTTTCCCTCGCGGTGCTTCGCCGCAGAAGTCCTGTTAAATTCGGCCTCACTGCATGCCTTATTGATCAGACGGGCGGCACGATGGACACGTCGATGCTTGAAAGGTTCATGGATGAACTGGATATTCCGCTTAGCACCTTCAAACACCCGACATACAGCATTATGGAGGAAAGGGATGAAAGGTCTCCCTGCAGTCTCTGCGCGAACCTCAGAAGGGGAATTCTTGCCGCCCAGGCAAAGGAAGCGGGATCAAACGTTCTTGCGCTGGGGCACCATAAGGATGATGCAGTGGAGACAGTCCTGCTGAATCTTTTCTACGGAGGAAGGTTCAAGTGTTATCAGCCTAACATGTTTATGAGCAGGACTGAGGTAAAGGTCATCAGGCCGCTTATATATATCGAGGAAAGAAGGATAGCGCTCGAAGCAGTGCGACTTAAGCTCCCGGTGACCAGCGCATGCTGTCCTTACAGCGAAAAGTCAAAAAGATTATCTGCAAAAAAGATCCTTGAAGAGATGGAAAAAGAGATCCCTGAAATAAAAAGCAACGTTATCCATGCACTTAAAAACGTGCTGGAAAGCGATGTCTGGTAA
- a CDS encoding isoprenylcysteine carboxylmethyltransferase family protein, whose amino-acid sequence MLVNKKISSIAFKCRGLFWAFFAAAALVFPSRFDPVRFSLGMLIVISGQLVRFWAAGYIPKYRAEKIGAPILVTWGPYSWIRNPLYAGNFIMGLGWALMLGWMWVAAFTAAFLLLYCFIVIPAEEEFLASKFGPQYLAYRENVPSLFPYPRKGFPEHSPYHQPFDRGRAWSEEIYSIRMNLLVTILITARLYISHL is encoded by the coding sequence ATGTTGGTAAATAAGAAGATCAGCAGTATAGCTTTTAAATGCAGAGGGCTCTTCTGGGCTTTCTTTGCGGCTGCGGCTCTCGTTTTTCCAAGCCGGTTCGATCCGGTCCGTTTTTCATTAGGGATGCTTATCGTTATTTCAGGGCAGCTGGTAAGGTTCTGGGCTGCAGGATATATTCCTAAATACAGGGCGGAAAAGATCGGTGCGCCTATCCTAGTGACATGGGGTCCTTACAGTTGGATAAGAAATCCCCTCTACGCAGGGAATTTTATTATGGGGCTTGGTTGGGCGCTTATGCTTGGGTGGATGTGGGTAGCGGCTTTTACTGCTGCGTTTCTGCTTCTTTATTGTTTTATAGTGATCCCTGCGGAAGAAGAGTTCCTTGCTTCCAAATTCGGACCTCAATATCTTGCTTACAGGGAAAACGTTCCCTCGTTATTTCCATACCCGAGAAAAGGTTTTCCGGAACACTCTCCTTATCATCAGCCATTCGACCGCGGCAGGGCATGGTCCGAAGAGATTTACTCGATAAGAATGAACCTTCTGGTCACTATCCTGATCACAGCCAGGCTCTATATCAGCCATCTATAG
- a CDS encoding MBL fold metallo-hydrolase: protein MNEPFSYPNNFLRFLGTGGARFAMLKQLRKTGGIWFTYGGLNGVVDPGPGSLYHMCSATPPLDPHELRAIMLTHRHLDHSTDINVTAEAMTGGGFEKQGMVVLPEDSAFGSGPVLLKYIAQKVGAVVIAEDGRRIDLGMGVTAEPVMHIHHGVDCFGYIFRKNGLRTWGVISDTRPLEHLAERYSECSFVSLNVTFPNKKPRLDHMSVEDAGELLQKLHPKVALITHMGVIMIEAGPEKFAKMISTPQTRVIAGQDDMIINLDTLIAYSEIKTGCTDSSFLSIDG from the coding sequence ATGAACGAACCTTTTTCCTATCCGAATAATTTTTTGCGCTTCCTCGGCACCGGAGGCGCGAGATTTGCAATGCTCAAACAGCTTAGAAAAACAGGCGGCATATGGTTCACTTACGGAGGCCTGAATGGCGTTGTCGATCCGGGACCGGGGTCCCTTTATCACATGTGCAGCGCTACTCCTCCTCTCGATCCGCATGAACTGAGGGCAATAATGCTCACGCACAGGCACCTTGACCACAGCACGGATATTAACGTAACAGCGGAGGCAATGACAGGAGGCGGCTTTGAAAAACAGGGAATGGTAGTGCTTCCCGAGGATTCAGCCTTTGGCTCAGGTCCGGTGCTTCTCAAATACATTGCGCAAAAGGTCGGTGCTGTTGTCATCGCGGAAGACGGCAGAAGAATAGACCTTGGGATGGGAGTTACCGCGGAACCTGTGATGCACATCCACCACGGGGTGGACTGCTTCGGCTACATATTCCGCAAAAATGGTCTCAGGACATGGGGAGTAATAAGCGACACAAGACCCCTCGAGCACCTGGCAGAAAGATACAGCGAGTGCTCATTCGTCTCTTTGAACGTGACCTTCCCCAACAAAAAACCAAGACTCGATCACATGTCGGTTGAGGATGCCGGCGAACTTCTGCAGAAGCTGCATCCGAAGGTGGCCCTGATCACTCACATGGGGGTCATTATGATAGAGGCGGGGCCGGAAAAATTCGCAAAGATGATATCAACGCCACAGACAAGAGTGATCGCAGGTCAGGATGACATGATAATAAATCTGGACACGCTAATTGCATATTCAGAAATTAAGACGGGATGTACAGATAGCTCTTTTCTGTCTATAGATGGCTGA
- a CDS encoding ATP-dependent Clp protease ATP-binding protein ClpC produces the protein MWQNFTERGKRVFQLAHREALRLGHEVVGTEHILLGLLDDADGIVTQILANYGLHHEVLKAEIESLIGTGKPRSEPVDLPSSPRAKLVIDLSMREARKMGVNYIGTEHILLGILAEGEGMAAQLLASHGMDLIRTRMMVRNIINGNQSEPESDPFKAEEILPGRSEGPKQSRTPTLDQIGIDLTNMARNRELDPVIGRDKEIQRVVQILSRRTKNNPVLIGEPGVGKTAIAEGLAQRIISGEIPEILKDKRVMQLNVANLVAGTKYRGEFEERMRRIVKEVRETKKVILFIDEIHTLVGAGGAEGAVDAANIIKPSLSRGEFQVIGATTITEYRKYIEKDAALERRFQPVQVEEPTEEDTVRILMGLRDNYEAHHRVKITDDALEAAARLSQRYITERFLPDKAIDLIDEASARARIQTLEIPDDLKALERSVVDIRREKEAAVGAQEFEKAADLRDQEKDLIAQIAEWRKSWTESRNQFTPDVKAEDIASIVSEWTGIPVTQLTEEESRRLLRMEDEIRQRLVGQDEALQAVARAIRRSRSGMKDPKRPVGSFMFLGPTGVGKTEMARSLAEFLFGSDDAMIRLDMSEYMERHEAAKLIGAPPGYIGFEEGGKLTEAIRRRPYSVVLFDEIEKAHPDVFNILLQLLEDGRLTDGQGHLTDFRNAVIIMTSNIGLTEAMKGRSLGFAEVEGAVGGIDTAKMKSIVMDEARKGFRPEFLNRVDEIIVFNPLGKEELLRIVDIMLDEVKSRTSECQITLEIDEEAKKLLLERGYDPRYGARPLRRAIQKMVEDSLSNLMLEGTVKAGDKVLVTVADGELKFETEKK, from the coding sequence ATGTGGCAGAATTTTACTGAAAGGGGCAAGAGGGTTTTCCAGCTTGCCCATCGTGAGGCTTTGCGTCTTGGACACGAGGTCGTAGGAACAGAACACATACTTTTAGGACTTTTGGATGATGCTGATGGAATAGTTACTCAGATCCTTGCAAATTACGGGCTGCATCATGAAGTGCTCAAAGCAGAGATAGAGAGCCTTATCGGAACAGGAAAACCCAGATCTGAACCTGTGGATCTTCCCTCCAGCCCAAGGGCAAAACTTGTGATAGATCTTTCCATGAGGGAAGCCAGAAAGATGGGAGTCAATTACATAGGTACAGAGCATATTCTTCTCGGGATACTTGCAGAAGGTGAAGGCATGGCTGCTCAGCTCCTTGCCTCTCATGGAATGGATCTTATAAGGACGCGGATGATGGTAAGGAATATCATTAACGGAAACCAGTCTGAGCCCGAATCCGATCCTTTCAAGGCTGAGGAGATCTTGCCCGGCAGATCGGAAGGCCCGAAGCAGAGCAGGACACCGACTCTTGACCAGATAGGCATAGACCTTACGAACATGGCCAGGAACAGGGAGCTGGATCCGGTGATCGGAAGGGATAAGGAAATACAGAGGGTAGTCCAGATACTTTCGCGCAGGACCAAAAACAACCCTGTACTGATTGGTGAACCAGGTGTGGGTAAAACAGCCATAGCCGAGGGACTTGCCCAGAGGATCATTTCAGGAGAGATCCCCGAGATCCTTAAAGACAAACGTGTCATGCAGCTTAACGTTGCCAACCTGGTAGCAGGAACTAAATACAGGGGCGAGTTTGAAGAGCGTATGCGCAGGATCGTAAAAGAGGTCAGAGAAACTAAAAAAGTAATTCTCTTTATAGATGAAATACACACGTTGGTAGGAGCCGGAGGAGCGGAAGGCGCTGTCGACGCCGCAAATATCATCAAGCCAAGCCTCTCAAGGGGAGAGTTCCAGGTAATAGGAGCGACGACGATCACCGAATACAGAAAGTACATAGAAAAAGATGCCGCACTTGAACGACGTTTCCAGCCGGTCCAGGTCGAAGAACCGACAGAAGAGGATACGGTAAGGATATTGATGGGACTGAGGGACAATTATGAAGCCCATCATAGAGTTAAGATCACTGATGATGCGCTCGAAGCAGCAGCAAGACTTTCCCAGCGCTACATCACAGAAAGATTTCTGCCGGATAAGGCCATAGATCTCATAGATGAGGCATCTGCAAGGGCAAGGATTCAGACGCTTGAAATTCCGGATGATCTTAAAGCGCTTGAGAGAAGCGTTGTTGACATCCGAAGAGAAAAAGAAGCCGCGGTCGGAGCCCAGGAGTTTGAAAAGGCAGCTGACCTAAGGGACCAGGAAAAAGATCTTATTGCACAGATAGCTGAGTGGCGCAAAAGCTGGACTGAATCAAGGAACCAGTTCACGCCCGACGTAAAAGCGGAGGACATCGCTTCTATCGTCTCAGAGTGGACAGGAATTCCCGTCACACAGCTTACGGAAGAAGAGAGCCGCAGGCTTCTGAGGATGGAAGACGAGATAAGGCAGAGACTTGTTGGACAGGATGAGGCGCTACAGGCTGTCGCGCGTGCGATCAGAAGATCAAGGAGCGGTATGAAGGATCCCAAGAGGCCGGTTGGAAGCTTCATGTTCCTTGGACCCACAGGAGTCGGAAAGACTGAAATGGCAAGATCGCTTGCGGAATTTTTGTTCGGCAGCGATGATGCCATGATAAGGCTCGACATGAGCGAATATATGGAGAGGCACGAAGCCGCTAAACTGATAGGCGCCCCTCCGGGCTACATAGGTTTTGAAGAGGGAGGCAAGCTTACAGAGGCAATAAGGCGCAGGCCATACTCGGTAGTCCTTTTTGACGAGATAGAAAAAGCCCATCCGGATGTCTTCAATATACTGCTCCAGCTGCTGGAAGACGGAAGACTTACTGATGGACAGGGACATCTGACGGATTTCAGAAACGCCGTCATCATAATGACGAGCAATATCGGACTGACTGAGGCCATGAAGGGACGCAGCCTTGGATTTGCAGAGGTGGAAGGTGCTGTCGGAGGCATAGATACCGCCAAAATGAAGAGCATTGTCATGGATGAAGCAAGGAAGGGCTTCAGGCCCGAATTCCTCAACAGGGTCGATGAGATCATAGTATTCAACCCGCTTGGAAAGGAAGAACTGCTCAGGATAGTGGATATAATGCTGGATGAGGTTAAATCGAGGACTTCGGAGTGCCAGATAACTCTGGAAATCGATGAAGAAGCAAAAAAACTGCTTCTTGAGCGCGGTTATGACCCCAGGTACGGAGCAAGGCCTCTTCGCAGGGCAATACAGAAGATGGTGGAGGATTCTCTCTCCAATCTTATGCTTGAGGGAACTGTCAAAGCAGGAGATAAAGTTTTGGTAACTGTCGCCGACGGAGAACTGAAATTCGAGACAGAAAAAAAGTGA